In the bacterium genome, one interval contains:
- a CDS encoding RNA methyltransferase, producing MKEITGGRNPALQRYRSLRDAAGRRETGLAAAEGFNLLREALLSDAQLVQVFVSDRARRRPDFESLAARLEAGEAAGRWECFAVPGELLERFAHTESPQGALAVFRPRGFTLADALAGDGPVLLLDRLADPGNVGLILRTAEAAGAAGVVLTPGSADPLNPKSVRASAGSVFRLPVAHVPLGAAVGALAAGGRRLYATSPHGGVEYTAADLAGRIGLLLGHEGGGLDAALLERFDAIRIPTGRVESLNVAMAAGVLLYESRRQRAGRR from the coding sequence ATGAAGGAGATCACCGGGGGCCGCAACCCGGCGCTCCAGCGCTATCGCTCCCTGCGCGATGCGGCCGGGCGGCGCGAGACCGGGCTTGCCGCGGCGGAGGGGTTCAACCTGCTGCGCGAGGCGCTGCTCTCCGACGCCCAGCTCGTCCAGGTCTTCGTCAGCGACCGCGCGCGGCGACGCCCCGACTTCGAGTCCCTGGCGGCGCGGCTCGAAGCGGGGGAGGCCGCGGGCCGCTGGGAGTGCTTCGCGGTGCCGGGCGAGTTGCTCGAGCGCTTCGCGCACACCGAGAGCCCGCAGGGGGCCCTGGCGGTCTTCCGGCCGCGGGGCTTCACGCTGGCGGACGCGTTGGCCGGGGACGGCCCGGTGCTGCTGCTCGACCGCCTCGCGGACCCCGGGAACGTCGGCCTGATCCTGCGGACCGCGGAGGCGGCCGGCGCCGCGGGCGTGGTTCTGACCCCGGGAAGCGCCGATCCCCTCAACCCCAAGAGCGTGCGCGCCAGCGCGGGCAGCGTCTTCCGGCTGCCGGTGGCGCACGTCCCGCTCGGCGCGGCGGTCGGTGCCCTGGCGGCGGGCGGGCGGCGCCTCTACGCCACCTCGCCGCACGGCGGGGTCGAGTACACCGCGGCGGACCTCGCCGGGCGCATCGGCCTCCTGCTCGGCCACGAGGGCGGCGGGCTCGACGCGGCGTTGCTCGAACGCTTCGACGCGATCCGCATCCCGACGGGGCGCGTCGAGTCGCTCAACGTGGCGATGGCCGCGGGCGTCCTTCTCTACGAGTCCCGCCGCCAACGCGCCGGGCGCCGATAA
- a CDS encoding YajD family HNH nuclease, whose product MAARRRLRDMKPAAGADRPVSDIVNELRQSAPGADYREQSLRIHGLICAKCGREFEDADRRLLTVHHKDGNHRNNPPDGSNWENLCVYCHEDEHSRGALGEYYRKARG is encoded by the coding sequence ATGGCCGCGCGCAGGAGACTGCGGGACATGAAGCCGGCGGCGGGCGCCGACCGCCCGGTCTCCGACATCGTCAATGAACTGCGGCAAAGCGCCCCCGGGGCCGATTACCGGGAGCAGAGCCTGCGCATCCACGGCCTGATCTGCGCCAAGTGCGGCCGCGAGTTCGAGGACGCCGACCGCCGGCTGCTGACCGTCCACCACAAGGACGGCAACCACCGCAACAACCCGCCGGACGGCTCCAACTGGGAGAACCTCTGCGTCTACTGCCACGAGGACGAGCACAGTCGCGGCGCCCTCGGAGAATACTATCGCAAGGCGCGGGGCTGA